AGGGGTCTCGAAGGGGAGCACCATCGAGATCATCGTCAGCAGCGGTCCGGAATCGCGTGGCGTGCCCTCGCTCAAGGGGCTCTCCCTGGCTGACGCGCGGCGAAACGCCGAGCAGCAGGGGTTCACCGTCGTTGTCGAGGGAGGCAGCGCCAGCCCTGACGCGCGGGTGACCGACCAGTCGCCGGAAGGGGGCGTCACCATGGCGCAGGGCGGCGTGATACACGTCAGTGTCGAGGCGCCTCCGCCCACGCCGGAGAACAGCGACGAGAGCGTCGTCGTTCCAGGGCTTCGAGGCCTGTCGCTCGACGCCGCGCGCGCCGCACTGGAGGAGCGCGGTCTGCGCGTGGGTAATACCGAGGCCGAGGAGAGCGATCTGCCGAGCGGATCGATTCTTCGCCAATCGCCTGAAGAGAGCGCCACCGCGCGCCGGGGGAGCACGGTTGATGTGGTGATCGCAGAGAAGCGGTCAGAGCCCCAGCCCAGGGAGTCCCCCCGCAAGCAACGCCCCGAGCCGAAAGAAACCCCGAAATGATCAACGACAGCAAGCCGACCGCCGCCCTCGCGTGGATATGGCGCATGGTGGCCTTCATCCCACGGGTTCTCGTTCCCGTCTTTCTCATCACGGTCACGATCTACTGTGGTCGCGCAATGGGCCTGGCCATCTACGAGACGTACTTCGTGCTTCCCAACGAGAAGAAGGTTCCGCGCATCACCGGCACCGACGTCGAGGAGGCCAAGCGGCTGCTGGCGCGCCTCAACCTCGGCATCGACGTGCACGAGACCCGGAACTCCGCGACGGTTCCGAAGAATGCGGTGATCGAGCAGTATCCGCCCGCCGACCGCGACACCCGCGAAGGCAGCAGCGTGTCGGTGGTTGTCAGCCTCGGACCGGACTCGGTCACGGTGCCGCGCCTCGTCGAGAAGACGTTCGAAGAGGCGGTCGTCGACCTCCACAACGCCAAGCTGAACCTGGGCAGGGTCACACGGGTGGCCAAGCACAAGGACGACCCCGAGATGGTGCTCGAGCAGAACCCGAAGCCCGATGCCACCGTGAAGAAGGGAACGAAGGTCAACCTCATGGTGAACATCGGAAACGATGCGCGCGTGCAGGTGCCCTCGTTCGTCGGGCAGACGGTGGAGAAGGTGCGCGACTCGGCTTCGTGGAGCAACCTCAAGCTCGGCACCCTGGCCTGGGTGGTGAGCGATACCGTACCCGCGGGGACCATCGTCAGCCAGGAGCCCTCTGCCGGCAAGGATGTGGTGCCGGGCGCCGAGGTCGACATGAAGGTGAGTCTCGGGGCCTCCACCGGCCACAGCGAGATCAAGCAGCGACAGGTGCAGCTGCGCACCCCGGACGTGACCGGCCTGCAGGAGATCCGGGTCACGGTGACCGACGAGACCGGTAGCCATATAGCCTACGAGGGAACCCATGCCCAGGGCGAGCTGGTGAATGTGTTCGTGACCTGCTTCGGGCGCGGCGAGTACACGGTGACGGCCAACGAGAAGGTCGTCTCCCGCGCCAAGATCTGAGGGAGCGCCATCGGCATGAGCAAGAAGGTCAACATCCAGGTGGCCCCGTCGCTGCTCGCGGCCAACCTCGCGCGGCTCGGCGATGAGTGCGCGGCGGTGGAGCGTGATGGCGCCGACATGATCCACTACGACGTGATGGACGGTCACTTCGTGCCGAACATCACCATGGGCTGGGGCATCATGGAGAGCCTTCGCGAGCACACGACCCTTCCCATCGACGTGCATCTCATGATCGAGCGCCCGGAGCGCTACGTGGCCGATTTCCGCAAGGCCGGGGGGGACATCCTCACCATCCACATCGAGGCGACGCATCACGTGCAACGGGTTCTCAGCCAGATCCGCGCGCTGGGGGCCAAGGCCGGACTCGCCTTCAACCCGGGCACGTCGCTGGCCGATGTGGAGTATCTGCTCGGCGATGTGGACATGCTCCTCATGATGACGGTGAACCCGGGGTTCGGCGGCCAGTCCTTCCTCGAGCAGGTGCTTCCCAAGATCCGCAAGGCGCGCCAGATGATCGACGAGAGCGGTCACGATGTCATGCTCGAGGTCGATGGTGGCATCGACCCGCTCACCGCGCGCCGCTGTCTCGAGGCGGGAGCCGACGTGCTGGTCGCGGGCACCGCCATCTATCGTCGTCCCAGCTACCGGGACGCCATCGCGTCCATTCGCAGCGGCACTGCTGAAAGTTCACCATCGGCCTGAGCCCCGCGGCCGAGGAGGAGGTGACCCATGCGCATCACGCTCGAGCAGAGCGGAGGGTTTGCCGGTCTCACCCTGCGACGCACCCTCGACACGACCGCCCTCACGCCGGATGAGGCCGCTGTCGTCGAAGCCCTGCTGGCCCAGGCAG
This Pseudomonadota bacterium DNA region includes the following protein-coding sequences:
- a CDS encoding PASTA domain-containing protein — translated: MINDSKPTAALAWIWRMVAFIPRVLVPVFLITVTIYCGRAMGLAIYETYFVLPNEKKVPRITGTDVEEAKRLLARLNLGIDVHETRNSATVPKNAVIEQYPPADRDTREGSSVSVVVSLGPDSVTVPRLVEKTFEEAVVDLHNAKLNLGRVTRVAKHKDDPEMVLEQNPKPDATVKKGTKVNLMVNIGNDARVQVPSFVGQTVEKVRDSASWSNLKLGTLAWVVSDTVPAGTIVSQEPSAGKDVVPGAEVDMKVSLGASTGHSEIKQRQVQLRTPDVTGLQEIRVTVTDETGSHIAYEGTHAQGELVNVFVTCFGRGEYTVTANEKVVSRAKI
- a CDS encoding ribulose-phosphate 3-epimerase, coding for MSKKVNIQVAPSLLAANLARLGDECAAVERDGADMIHYDVMDGHFVPNITMGWGIMESLREHTTLPIDVHLMIERPERYVADFRKAGGDILTIHIEATHHVQRVLSQIRALGAKAGLAFNPGTSLADVEYLLGDVDMLLMMTVNPGFGGQSFLEQVLPKIRKARQMIDESGHDVMLEVDGGIDPLTARRCLEAGADVLVAGTAIYRRPSYRDAIASIRSGTAESSPSA